Sequence from the Hamadaea flava genome:
TGCCGGAGGCGCTCGCGACGCAGCTGCGCCGCCGGACCGACGGCAGCCCCGCGTTGCTGACCGCGGTCGCCGGGCAGCTGCGGGAGTCCGACGACGGGCGGCGCCGGGTCGCCCTGCGCTGGCCGGAGTCGGCGACGGCACCGATCACCGGCCGCCTGGCCGCGCTGACCGAGCCCGCCCGGCACGTCCTCGGGATCGCCTCGGTCGTCGGCCGGGAGTTCGATCTGTCCATCGTGGAGGAAGTTGCCGGGGACGCCGCGTTGCCCGCGCTGGAGGAGGCGATCACGGCCGGGCTGATCCGGCCCGTGACCGATCGCGTCTTCGCCTTCGACTCCGCGCTCGTCCGTGAACTGAGCTACGACTCCCTCGGCCTGACCGAGACCGCCGGCCTGCACGAGGCGGTCGCCGACGCGTTGCTCTCGGTCGGCGCGCGGGCGGGCGAACGTGCGCCCACTGTGGCCGAGCTGTCCCATCACCTGGTCGCGGCGGCGGTGCTCGGCGGCGACGAACGCCTGGACCGGGCGGTCGCCGCCACCGTCGCGTCCGCTCGGGCCGCCGAACGTCCGGCGGAGGCGGCGGACGCTTTCGCCGTCGCGGTGGAACTGGCCTCCCGGGCGCAGTGGTCCCCCGGCCACCTGGGCCGGCTGCTGGTCGCGTACGGGTCCGCGCAACTGCAGTCCGCGCACCGGGAACAGGCCCGAGACGCGTTCGCGGCGGCGGTACGCCTCGGCCGCCAAGCGAAGGACGCCGGACTGCTCGCCGAGGCGGCGTTGGCGTACGGGCCGCGATCGGGGTCGGGTGCGACGGCGGAGCCGACCGACCCGCAGCGGGCGACCGCGCTCACCGAAGCACTCGCCCTCCTCAACGCCCCGCTGCCGCCCCGACCGCCCGCCCCTGAAGACGAGCTGCGCGGCTATCTCCGTGGCGCCGATCTGTCCACTGTGGCTCGACTGCGCGCCCGGCTGGCGTTGGAGTCGACCGGAGCGGCGGCTCGCACGCTCGCCGAGCAGTCGCTGGCGGCGGCCCGCGAATGCGCCGACCCCCGCGCGATGGCTGAAGCACTGCTCGCGCAGGTCGAGCCGGACGCCGACCAGCTGCGGCAGGCGCTTCGTGAGGCCGGGGCGCTGGACGACGGCGTACTGCTGAGCCGGGCGCATCGGGCGGTGGCCGCGCTGTCCATGCGGGACGGCGACCTTGGTCTGGCCGACCGGCATCTGGCCGAGGTGGACGGCGTACCGGAGATCGCGGCGCATCGCCTCGTCCTGGCGGGCAAGGTGGCCGCCGCCCGAGAGCACCTCACGGTGACGGCTGACTTGGAAGGGCTCGCGGCATACGCCGGACTGCGGTTGCTCGACGGCGACCCGGGCGACCTCGGCGATCGGTTGCGGGACGTCGGCGGTCCACTATGGATAACCGCCGCCCAGTCCTGGATCGCCCGCGCCGACGGGCGCGACGAACTGGCCGGCGCGCTGATCGAGGAGCTGGCCGCTCAGCCCCTCGACCCCTGGACGATCGCGTTCGTCGTCGCGGCCGAGCCCGACGCCGCTGCCGCCGACCGGCTCGGTGCGCGGCTTTCCGCGTATCAGGGGAAATGGATCGTGGCGGGACCGGCGACGGCGAGTGCCGGACCCACGGCGCTGATGGCAGCTCGACTGGAAGCGGACCCGAAGCGCGTCACGGCCTGGCTGGACGACGCGACGCGCGTGGTCGGTAACACGCCGTGGCTCGCCTGGCTCCGTTGGGAGCGGGCGCGGCTGCGCGCGGACGCGCAGGACGTGAAGGGCGCGCGGACGTTCGCCGCCGAGCGCGGCCTTTCCGGCCTGGTACGCCGAATCGACCGGTTCGAGCCGCCGGACGGCCGGACGCTGACCCGGCGCGAGCAGGAAGTGCTCGAATTGGCCGCGGCCGGAGCCTCCGCGCGGGAGATCGCGGAACGGCTGGTGATCGGCGAGCGAACAGTCGAGACCCACCTCGCGAACATCTACCGCAAGCTCGGCGTGCGCAGCCGGGTGGAATTGGTGGCTCATCTCCGGGACAGCAGGAGACCCGTGTGATCACCGTTACAGATTGTGACAGTAGAGACACGGAAACCGGTGGACGACGGAATACGCCCGGCGTAGCGTGATCCGTAACGCGCCTCGCTTGTGCAAACCGGGGGTTCGCCTAGTTGATCTGTTTCGACTTTGGCGCCGAGCGAGGAGCTGGGGGATGGGTGGCGTGACACCGTTGGGGGACGGTAGCCACCTGAACCGGCGCGCTGGCTGGCGACGCTAACGGGGGTGAGCGTCGCCAGCCGCCGCCGGCTTTTTCGTATCTGACACTTGTGGGGCGCCGCGATGCGACGCCCCACAAGTCGATCGTCGGTTGTCAGGAGTCCAGCAGCGTCGGCTCGTATTCGACCGGCGCCTCGTAGCCGAGCAACTCGATCAGGGTCGACGCGACATTCGCGAGCCCGCCCTTCGGCACGTCGTCCCGGAACGTGACGTCGCGGTCGGCGTAGTCGGCGATGATCAGCGGGATCGGGTTCGTGCTGTGAGCGGTCTTCCAGCGCGGCGTGCCGTCCGCGAGGAACACCGGCTCGCCCTGCTTGTCCCGCTCGATCATGTCTTCCGCGTTGCCGTGGTCCGCCGTGACGACGAGTGTTCCGCGGGCCGCCTTGACCGCCCGGTCGATCCGGTCGATCGCCAGGTCCACCGACTCCATCGCGACCACGGCCGCCTCGAAGACCCCGGTGTGGCCGACCATGTCGCCGCCGGGGAAGTTGGCCCGGATGAAGCGGAACCGGCCGGAGTGGATCGCCTCGATGATGGCGTCGGCGGTCTCGGCCGACTTCATCCAGGGACGCTCGTTGAACGGCACCTGGTCCGAGGGGATCTCGAAGTAGGTCTCGGTGGCTGGGTCGAACTTCTCCGAACGGTTGCCGTTCCAGAAGTAGGTCACGTGGCCGAACTTCTGCGTCTCCGCCCCGGCCCACTGGGTCACCCCGGTACGGGCGAGCAGCTCGCTGATCGTGTCCGGCACGGGCTCCGGTTCCACCAGCCGAAGTTTCGGCATGTCGGTGTCGCCGTCGTAGAGCGTCATCCCGGCGAAGAGCACGTCGGGCACGCGCTGCCGATCGAATCCCGCGAAGTCCGCGCCGGCCGTGAACGCCCAGGACAGCTCGATCGCCCGGTCGCCGCGGAAGTTGAAGAACACGACGCAGTCGCCGTCCTGGATCGCCCCGACCGGGCGGCCGTCCTCGTCGACGATCGTGTACGGGGACAGCAGTTGGTCGCTGATGCCCGGGGTCTCCTTGCGGAGCTGCTCGATCGCCTCGGTGGCGGAGGCGAACGGTCGGGCGGCGCCCAGAACGTGTGCCTGCCAGCCGCGCTCGACGATGCGCCAGTCGGCCTCGTACCGGTCCATGGTCGTGACCATGCGGCCACCGCCGGACGCGATCCGGTAGGTGCCGCCGGTCGCCTGCGCCGCCGCGCCCAGCTCTTGCTCGACCTCGGCGACGTACTTCTCTGCCGTCCGATCCGGAACGTCCCGCCCGTCGTGCAGAGCGTGCACGAACAGTCGGTGTACGCCTTTGTCGCGAGCCTTGCCGATCAAGGCGGCGAGGTGGGTCATGTTCGAGTGGACGTTGCCGTCCGACAGCAGGCCGATCAGGTGCAGCGCGGTGCCTCGCTGGGTGACCTGCGCGATGATCTCCTGCCACGTCCCGGTCCAGATGGCGCCGGAGTCCACCGCGATGTCGATGCGCTTGGCGCCCTGGTCGAAGATCCGGCCCGCGCCCAGCGTGTTGTGGCCGACCTCAGAGTTGCCCATGTCGGTCTCCGACGGCAGCCCGACGTAGGGCCCGTGGGCGAGGATCGTGCGGTACGCGGCGTCCGAGCGGAGCGAGTCGAGGGCGGGCGTGCGAGCCACGGAGACGGCGTCGTAGGCGTCGTGCCGACCCTCGCCAACACCGTCCATGACCAGCAGGACGACCGGGCCCGGCGGCGGTGCCAGGCGAGGGTGCGGAGCGAGCTGAGACTTCTCAAGATCGGGCATGAACGTTCCTTCCCGGATTCGTCGCGGAGCCGGTCAGCATCGACCGGGCACACAGACGCCATCCTGCCCTACGCACGGAGAGTGACCACGGACACGTTCTAAATCGCGTGACCCTGTTACGGAGGCTGGCCTAGGTTGTAAGGCGTCCTTCTCGAAACGCTCATTACTCCTGGTGGTGGCACGTGCGGAGCCTGCGTACCTGGGCCGGCGACACGGTAGGTGGCCTTCCGGCCACCTTCTGGTATCTCTGGCTAGGCACGCTGATCAACCGCCTCGGTGCGGTGGCCGTGCTGTTCCTGGAGATCCACATGGTCTCGGGGTACGGCTTCTCCGCCACCCTCGCCGGCCTGGTGCTCGGTCTCTACGGCGGCGGCATGGCGCTCGGCTCCATCGCGGGCGGCGTCCTGGCCGACCGGTGGGGCCGCCGGCCGACGCTGCTACTGGCCAATATCGCGGGCGTCGTCACCGCGCTCGCTCTCGGGATCACCCTCACGCCCTGGTTCGTCGCGCTCACCGCGCTGGTCTACGGCTTCTGGAACGGTCTCGGGCGGCCGGCGTACAGCGCGACCCTGGTCGACGTGCTCGGCCCGACCAAGCGCATGCGCGGCATGAACCTCAACTACTGGGCGATCAACCTCGGGTTCTCCGGCGCGGCCTTCCTGGCCGGCGTACTGGCGCACACCCCGCGCATGGTCGTCTTCGTGCTGAACGCGGCGGTGCTCGCGATCACCACCGTGATCATCGCGGTGAAGGTCCCCGAGACCTCGCCTGGTCCGGCGTTGTCCGCGCCGAAGGAGGGCGGGGGGATCTCGCTAGTCCTGCGCGACCGGGTCTTCATGATCTACGTGCTGCTCAATCTGGGCCTGTGGTCGATCATCGAGTCGTGCAAGCTCATCCCGATCGCCATGGTCAACCAGGGGATCGATCCCGCGAACTACGGCTCGGTCATCGCGGTGAACGGCGTCATGATCGTGGCGCTGCAACTGTTCATCCCCAAGCTCGTCGGGCGGCACCCGCGTAATCGCGTACAGATCGCCTCGGCGCTGCTGGTCGGGCTCGGGATGGGCGCGGTCGGCCTGGCCGGCAGCGTGCCCACGCTCGCGCTCACCGTCGCGGTGTGGACGCTCGGCGAGATGATCAACGCGCCGGTCAACGGCACGACCATCGCCGACCTGTCGAGCCCGGCGATGCGCGGTCGCTACCAGGGCGTCGCCTCGATGAGTTTCACGGCCGCCAACTTCTTCGCGCCGATCGTCGGCGGCCTGGTCCTGGACAACAGCCCGCACGCCACGCTGTGGTTCGGCCTCGGGGTCCTCGGCCTGATCCTCGCGGTCGGCCATCTCCTCTCCGGTCCCGCGCGCGAGCGCCGGGCCGCGCACCTCACTCAGCCGGAGGTGGTACGCGATGAGGCGCTGGTTGCGTGACACCACCGGCGGTCTGCCGCGACAGTTCTGGTATCTCTGGACCGGGACGCTGATCAACCGCGTCGGCGGTTTCGTCGTCATCTTCCTCACCATCTACCTGACGACCGTGCGGCACTTCACACCGTCCCAAGCCGGCCTGATCATGGGGGTCTGGGCGGCCGGCGGCGCGTTGGGCAACATGCTCGGCGGTGTGGCCGCTGACCGGATCGGCCGCAAGGTAACCCTGCTCACCGGCCAGGTCGCCGGGGCGGCGACGCTGCTCGCGATGGCCTTCACCTCGGCGTACTGGGGCATCGCCGGGTTGGCGTTCCTCTTCGGGGTGTTCGCCGACGGGGCCCGTCCAGCGTTCGGCGCGATGCTGATCGACATCGTTCCGGAGAAGGACCGGCTGCGCGCGTTCACCCTGAACTACTGGGTGATCAACCTCGGGTTCGCGTTCGCCGCGACGCTCGCGGGCCTCGCCGCGGCGGCCGACTATCACCTGGTCTTCCTGGTCGACGCGGCGACGACGCTCGTCACCGCCACGTTCCTGTTCTTCACGTTGCGGGAGTCCAAGTCCGCCCGCCCGGCCTCCTCCTCGTCGGCCACCTCCTCCTCGTCGGCCTCCTCGTCGGCCGCCTCGGCGGTGGCGTCGGCCGCCAAGGGCGGGCTGCGGGTCGTGTTCACCGACCGGATCTTCCTGATCTTCGCCGGGCTGAACATCCTCAGCGCGTTCGTCTTCCTTCAGCACCTCACGACGCTGCCGATCGCCATGGCCGCCGACGGCATCTCCGGGCAGACCTACGGCTACGTGATCGCGTTGAACGGCGTGCTCATCGTGATCGGGCAGCTGTTCATCCCCAGGCTGACCAGAGGCATGACCCGTACGCGGATGCTGGCCGTCGCCTCGATCGTCACCGGGCTGGGCTTCGGGCTCACCGCGCTGGCGAACACCCCGCTGTTCTACGCCGCCACCGTCTTCGTCTGGACGCTCGGCGAGATGGTCAACGCCCCGGCCAACTCCACCACCATGGCCGCTCTCTCCCCAGCCGACCTGCGCGGCAGATACCAGGGCGTGTTCTCGCTCTCCTGGTCGATCGCCGGGTTCGTCGCGCCGACCGTCGGCGGATTCCTCCAAGAACACGTCGGCAACACCTTCCTCTGGCTGCTGTGCGCGGGCATCGGATTGGCCGTCGCCGCAGCTCAGGTAGCCTCGGGACCGGCGCGCGAACGCAGAGCCGCGATCCTCGCCCCACCCCCACCGGCTGTGTCCCGGCAGCCGACCCCCGTTTCGTAAGGATTCGCGTCTTGTTCTCTCGCTTCTGGTCGCAGACCGCCGGAGGACTGCCCCGTGTCTTCTGGACGCTCTGGTCGGCGATCCTCGTCAACCGGATCGGCGCCTTCGGCATGCTGTTCCTCCCGCTCTACCTCAGCGCCGGGCGTGGGCTCTCGCTCACCGCGGCGGGCCTGGTCACCGCCGGGTACGGCATCGGCGGCGCGGGCGGCAGCCTGATCGGCGGCGTACTGGCCGACAGCTGGGGCCGCCGCGCCACCATGGTCACCGCGAACGGCATCGCCGCCGCGTTGATGCTGGCCCTCGCGTTCGCTCAGCCGCTGTGGCTCATCGCCGGGCTGACCCTGTTCATCGGGATCTTCCACTCGATGCCCGGCCCGGCGACCGTCGCGGCCATCATCGACATCGTTCCCGAGGAATCCCGGTCCCGCGCGTTCAACCTCCAGTTCTGGGCGTTCAACCTGGGCATGGCGATCGCCTCCGCCCTCGCCGGCGTGATCGCCGAGGTCGGCTTCTTCTTCCTCTTCGCCCTGGACGCGGCGACGACCGCGATCACGGCGTACGTGCTCTTCCGGCATGTGCCGGAGACGCTGATGCTGCGGCAGGGCCGCCCGTCCCGTCCGTGGGCCACCCGGCCCTGGCCGGCCCGCCCGATCGGCTCCCGGCCGCACCCGGCCAGCGGGCAGGTCAAGCGCTCGACCACCCCGGGCGGCCTCGGTACGGCGCTCACCGACCCGATCTTCATGGTGTTCGTCGGGCTGACCTTCATCGCGGCGATCCTCAACTCGCAGACCTCGATCCTGCAGCTCGCCATGAACGCCGACGGCCTCTCGCCGGCGGCGTACGGGATCGTGGCGGCGGTGCCGGGCCTGCTGATCGTCCTCGGCCAGCTCTTCGTGCCCCGGCTCATCCAAGGCCGGCTGAAGGGCCGAGTCCTCGCGCTGTCCCTGGCCGTCTCCGGGATCGGCTACTTCACGCTCACCTTCGCCGACGTCTTCGGGGCGTACCTGATGGCGGCGGCGATCTGGACGATCGGCTCGATGATCGCGGCCCCGCCGAACGCCGAAGTCATCGCCGAACTCGCCCCGGCCCGGCTGCGCGCCCGCTACCAGGCGGTCTTCTTCCTGACCTTCCCGGCGGCCGGGTTCGTCGCCCCGGCGGTCGGCGGCTGGTCGCT
This genomic interval carries:
- a CDS encoding MFS transporter yields the protein MFSRFWSQTAGGLPRVFWTLWSAILVNRIGAFGMLFLPLYLSAGRGLSLTAAGLVTAGYGIGGAGGSLIGGVLADSWGRRATMVTANGIAAALMLALAFAQPLWLIAGLTLFIGIFHSMPGPATVAAIIDIVPEESRSRAFNLQFWAFNLGMAIASALAGVIAEVGFFFLFALDAATTAITAYVLFRHVPETLMLRQGRPSRPWATRPWPARPIGSRPHPASGQVKRSTTPGGLGTALTDPIFMVFVGLTFIAAILNSQTSILQLAMNADGLSPAAYGIVAAVPGLLIVLGQLFVPRLIQGRLKGRVLALSLAVSGIGYFTLTFADVFGAYLMAAAIWTIGSMIAAPPNAEVIAELAPARLRARYQAVFFLTFPAAGFVAPAVGGWSLEHLGDVHWVLIGVLGLAAAAGHLLASRPRERRVARLLAAPAALPTSATV
- a CDS encoding helix-turn-helix transcriptional regulator is translated as MRFVGRAVELGALAGHARAVVDERRLRVVLLIAEPGRGASGLLEEFHRRTPALRYARVAPPRAAGAPALWPWQRVLADLGSPSAVDDVWSAQAALSQAFAETGPVLVALDDLHRAAEETLTLLAEYADQPPATPTLVVAVVRPAVAETLPSGPAAYRVWLPGLSRDEVGEMLAGTVAWPVPEALATQLRRRTDGSPALLTAVAGQLRESDDGRRRVALRWPESATAPITGRLAALTEPARHVLGIASVVGREFDLSIVEEVAGDAALPALEEAITAGLIRPVTDRVFAFDSALVRELSYDSLGLTETAGLHEAVADALLSVGARAGERAPTVAELSHHLVAAAVLGGDERLDRAVAATVASARAAERPAEAADAFAVAVELASRAQWSPGHLGRLLVAYGSAQLQSAHREQARDAFAAAVRLGRQAKDAGLLAEAALAYGPRSGSGATAEPTDPQRATALTEALALLNAPLPPRPPAPEDELRGYLRGADLSTVARLRARLALESTGAAARTLAEQSLAAARECADPRAMAEALLAQVEPDADQLRQALREAGALDDGVLLSRAHRAVAALSMRDGDLGLADRHLAEVDGVPEIAAHRLVLAGKVAAAREHLTVTADLEGLAAYAGLRLLDGDPGDLGDRLRDVGGPLWITAAQSWIARADGRDELAGALIEELAAQPLDPWTIAFVVAAEPDAAAADRLGARLSAYQGKWIVAGPATASAGPTALMAARLEADPKRVTAWLDDATRVVGNTPWLAWLRWERARLRADAQDVKGARTFAAERGLSGLVRRIDRFEPPDGRTLTRREQEVLELAAAGASAREIAERLVIGERTVETHLANIYRKLGVRSRVELVAHLRDSRRPV
- a CDS encoding MDR family MFS transporter, which codes for MRSLRTWAGDTVGGLPATFWYLWLGTLINRLGAVAVLFLEIHMVSGYGFSATLAGLVLGLYGGGMALGSIAGGVLADRWGRRPTLLLANIAGVVTALALGITLTPWFVALTALVYGFWNGLGRPAYSATLVDVLGPTKRMRGMNLNYWAINLGFSGAAFLAGVLAHTPRMVVFVLNAAVLAITTVIIAVKVPETSPGPALSAPKEGGGISLVLRDRVFMIYVLLNLGLWSIIESCKLIPIAMVNQGIDPANYGSVIAVNGVMIVALQLFIPKLVGRHPRNRVQIASALLVGLGMGAVGLAGSVPTLALTVAVWTLGEMINAPVNGTTIADLSSPAMRGRYQGVASMSFTAANFFAPIVGGLVLDNSPHATLWFGLGVLGLILAVGHLLSGPARERRAAHLTQPEVVRDEALVA
- a CDS encoding MDR family MFS transporter; translation: MRRWLRDTTGGLPRQFWYLWTGTLINRVGGFVVIFLTIYLTTVRHFTPSQAGLIMGVWAAGGALGNMLGGVAADRIGRKVTLLTGQVAGAATLLAMAFTSAYWGIAGLAFLFGVFADGARPAFGAMLIDIVPEKDRLRAFTLNYWVINLGFAFAATLAGLAAAADYHLVFLVDAATTLVTATFLFFTLRESKSARPASSSSATSSSSASSSAASAVASAAKGGLRVVFTDRIFLIFAGLNILSAFVFLQHLTTLPIAMAADGISGQTYGYVIALNGVLIVIGQLFIPRLTRGMTRTRMLAVASIVTGLGFGLTALANTPLFYAATVFVWTLGEMVNAPANSTTMAALSPADLRGRYQGVFSLSWSIAGFVAPTVGGFLQEHVGNTFLWLLCAGIGLAVAAAQVASGPARERRAAILAPPPPAVSRQPTPVS
- the gpmI gene encoding 2,3-bisphosphoglycerate-independent phosphoglycerate mutase; this encodes MPDLEKSQLAPHPRLAPPPGPVVLLVMDGVGEGRHDAYDAVSVARTPALDSLRSDAAYRTILAHGPYVGLPSETDMGNSEVGHNTLGAGRIFDQGAKRIDIAVDSGAIWTGTWQEIIAQVTQRGTALHLIGLLSDGNVHSNMTHLAALIGKARDKGVHRLFVHALHDGRDVPDRTAEKYVAEVEQELGAAAQATGGTYRIASGGGRMVTTMDRYEADWRIVERGWQAHVLGAARPFASATEAIEQLRKETPGISDQLLSPYTIVDEDGRPVGAIQDGDCVVFFNFRGDRAIELSWAFTAGADFAGFDRQRVPDVLFAGMTLYDGDTDMPKLRLVEPEPVPDTISELLARTGVTQWAGAETQKFGHVTYFWNGNRSEKFDPATETYFEIPSDQVPFNERPWMKSAETADAIIEAIHSGRFRFIRANFPGGDMVGHTGVFEAAVVAMESVDLAIDRIDRAVKAARGTLVVTADHGNAEDMIERDKQGEPVFLADGTPRWKTAHSTNPIPLIIADYADRDVTFRDDVPKGGLANVASTLIELLGYEAPVEYEPTLLDS